The Magnolia sinica isolate HGM2019 chromosome 9, MsV1, whole genome shotgun sequence genome contains a region encoding:
- the LOC131256708 gene encoding uncharacterized protein LOC131256708, translating to MPPVQQHTRINLAELKGQIVKKIGAERARRYFNYLNRLLGQKLSKSEFDKLCFLTLGRENLALHNQLIRSVLKNASDGRVPPPPPPEKEVTKPVKVGAKRSPPREDGYHQVAGFPSAPSVWSNGDAFPISPRKVRSGIRDRRLKDRRSPLGPNGKMDSASNQLIAVEDGVTKHVLENGDLSLFDSQRPLQHHQGLAEQPVNERDGSLLPPAKRPRIIKRSPHEPVSVHSKGMVEVVVVEDAEEAEQANSMNSSRSPLRAPLGIPFCPASVGGARRALPVASSSSVASAVDIGELFDSETLRKRMEQIVGLQGLDGVSMDCANLLNNGLDVYLKRLIKSCTDLVQARSRHEPVKQSSYKQQPHGKVINGVWPGQHMHMQSNSGPAEVINEPKHCQLVSLQDFKVAMELNPHQLGEDWPLLLEKTCLRSCEE from the coding sequence ATGCCGCCAGTTCAGCAGCATACACGCATCAATCTCGCCGAATTGAAGGGTCAGATAGTGAAGAAGATCGGGGCTGAGCGGGCCAGGAGGTATTTCAATTATCTGAACCGGTTGTTGGGTCAGAAGCTTAGCAAGTCCGAATTCGATAAATTGTGCTTTTTGACACTCGGGCGGGAAAATCTCGCTCTTCACAATCAGTTGATCAGGTCTGTTCTGAAGAATGCCAGTGATGGGCGGGTTCCACCGCCTCCTCCCCCCGAGAAGGAAGTCACCAAGCCGGTTAAAGTGGGGGCAAAGAGGTCTCCTCCGAGAGAAGATGGGTATCATCAGGTCGCAGGTTTTCCATCGGCCCCATCAGTTTGGTCGAATGGGGATGCATTCCCAATTTCCCCACGGAAGGTCCGGTCCGGGATACGGGACCGGCGGCTTAAAGATAGGCGTAGCCCTCTTGGACCGAATGGGAAGATGGATTCAGCTTCTAATCAGTTGATTGCAGTTGAGGATGGTGTCACGAAGCATGTCTTGGAAAATGGGGATTTGAGTCTGTTCGATTCGCAGAGGCCATTGCAGCATCATCAAGGACTTGCGGAACAGCCCGTGAACGAGCGGGATGGTTCCCTCCTGCCCCCCGCAAAAAGACCACGGATAataaagagatcgccgcacgagCCGGTTTCTGTACATAGCAAGGGTATGGTAGAAGTTGTCGTTGTCGAGGATGCGGAAGAGGCGGAGCAGGCCAATAGCATGAATTCTAGCAGAAGTCCACTCCGGGCACCTCTTGGGATCCCGTTCTGCCCTGCCAGCGTAGGTGGGGCCCGTAGAGCTTTGCCAGTGGCTAGCAGCAGTAGTGTTGCTAGCGCTGTGGATATCGGCGAATTGTTTGATAGCGAGACTTTGAGGAAGCGTATGGAGCAGATAGTGGGATTGCAGGGGCTTGATGGGGTGTCGATGGATTGTGCTAACTTATTGAATAACGGATTGGATGTGTATTTGAAGCGGTTGATCAAGTCGTGCACCGATCTAGTTCAAGCAAGGTCTCGACATGAACCAGTAAAGCAGTCGTCGTACAAGCAGCAGCCTCATGGGAAGGTTATCAATGGTGTCTGGCCAGGTCAGCACATGCACATGCAGAGTAACAGCGGGCCTGCAGAAGTTATAAACGAACCCAAGCACTGTCAGCTGGTATCTCTTCAGGATTTTAAGGTGGCAATGGAACTAAACCCACACCAGCTGGGAGAAGACTGGCCGTTGCTGCTCGAGAAAACATGTTTGCGATCATGTGAGGAATAA